From the Streptomyces sp. KMM 9044 genome, one window contains:
- a CDS encoding PIN domain-containing protein codes for MDTSALVTRMTRRNHGGALDASPQQRVTEPLATSTPCFTETVRTLDLMEHFPKAMEAMEAMDARITEVLLAREVRDGAALLVGRLRVLDAVHAAGALSPRDGPTALVTYDRGMLETARAEGPSAHAPGTAD; via the coding sequence GTGGACACCTCGGCGCTGGTCACACGGATGACCCGGCGCAACCACGGGGGAGCGTTGGACGCCTCCCCTCAGCAGCGGGTCACGGAGCCGCTCGCCACGAGCACGCCCTGCTTCACGGAGACCGTACGAACCCTGGACCTCATGGAGCACTTTCCCAAGGCCATGGAGGCCATGGAGGCCATGGACGCCCGGATCACCGAGGTCCTCCTCGCCCGCGAGGTGCGCGACGGAGCCGCCTTGCTGGTCGGACGCCTGAGGGTGCTGGACGCGGTCCACGCGGCCGGCGCGCTCTCGCCGCGGGACGGCCCGACCGCCCTGGTGACCTACGACCGCGGGATGCTCGAGACCGCTCGCGCCGAAGGACCGTCCGCTCACGCACCCGGTACGGCGGACTGA
- a CDS encoding DUF397 domain-containing protein, producing MSTTDQLRWFKSSYSGGEGDNCVEVAVCPEAVRIRGSKDKRVRPLVVAPTAWAAFAALAADASPDG from the coding sequence ATGAGCACCACTGATCAGCTGCGCTGGTTCAAGAGCAGCTACAGCGGGGGCGAGGGTGACAACTGCGTCGAGGTCGCCGTGTGCCCCGAGGCCGTCCGCATCCGTGGCTCCAAGGACAAGCGCGTCCGTCCACTCGTCGTCGCACCGACCGCCTGGGCGGCGTTCGCGGCGCTCGCGGCCGACGCGTCTCCGGACGGCTGA
- a CDS encoding TldD/PmbA family protein — translation MPHEVDQSFLTLPLRPLADAALARARSLGAEHADFRLERVRDASWRLRDAKPAGSSDTTDLGYAVRVVHGGTWGFASGVDLTPDAAAKVASQAVAMAKLSARVIRAAGSKERVELADEPVHAERTWVSSYDLDPFEVPDAEKAGLLAEWSARLLAARGVDHVDASLLTVHENKFYADTAGTVTTQQRVRLHPVFTAVSVDESSGEFDSMRTLAPPVGRGWEYLTGTGWDWDDELERIPGLLAEKMRAPSVEPGLYDLVVDPSNLWLTIHESIGHATELDRALGYEAAYAGTSFATFDRLGTLRYGSELMNVTGDRTAEHGLATVGYDDEGVEAQSWDLVRDGTLVGYQLDRRIARLTGFERSNGCAFADSSGHVPVQRMANVSLRPDPAGMSTEDLVEGVERGVYVVGDRSWSIDMQRYNFQFTGQRFHRIENGRLAGQLRDVAYQATTTDFWGSMAAVGGPQTYVLGGAFNCGKAQPGQIAAVSHGCPSALFKGVNILNTTQEAGR, via the coding sequence GTGCCCCATGAAGTCGATCAGTCCTTTCTGACGCTCCCCCTGCGCCCTCTCGCCGACGCCGCGCTCGCGCGGGCGCGGTCGCTCGGTGCGGAACACGCGGATTTCCGGCTGGAGCGGGTGCGTGACGCGTCCTGGCGGCTGCGGGACGCCAAGCCGGCCGGGTCGTCGGACACCACCGACCTGGGGTACGCGGTGCGCGTGGTGCACGGCGGGACGTGGGGTTTCGCGTCCGGCGTGGATCTCACCCCGGACGCAGCCGCCAAGGTCGCCTCGCAGGCCGTGGCGATGGCGAAACTGTCCGCCCGGGTGATCAGGGCGGCGGGGTCGAAGGAGCGGGTCGAGCTCGCGGACGAGCCGGTGCACGCCGAACGGACCTGGGTGTCGTCGTACGACCTCGACCCCTTCGAGGTACCCGACGCGGAGAAGGCCGGGCTGCTGGCCGAGTGGAGCGCGCGGCTGCTGGCGGCGCGCGGGGTGGACCACGTGGACGCCTCACTGCTCACCGTGCACGAGAACAAGTTCTACGCCGACACCGCGGGGACTGTCACCACGCAGCAGCGGGTGCGGCTCCACCCCGTGTTCACGGCGGTGTCCGTGGACGAGTCGAGCGGTGAGTTCGACTCCATGCGCACCCTCGCGCCGCCCGTGGGGCGTGGCTGGGAGTACCTGACGGGCACCGGCTGGGACTGGGACGACGAGCTGGAGCGGATTCCCGGGCTGCTGGCCGAGAAGATGCGCGCGCCGAGCGTCGAGCCGGGCCTGTACGACCTGGTCGTGGACCCGTCCAACCTGTGGCTGACCATCCACGAGTCCATCGGGCACGCCACCGAGCTGGACCGGGCCCTCGGCTACGAGGCCGCCTACGCCGGCACCTCCTTCGCCACCTTCGACCGGCTCGGCACGCTGCGCTACGGCTCCGAGCTGATGAACGTCACGGGCGACCGCACCGCCGAGCACGGACTGGCGACCGTCGGGTACGACGACGAGGGCGTCGAGGCGCAGTCCTGGGACCTGGTGAGGGACGGGACGCTGGTCGGCTACCAGCTGGACCGGCGGATCGCGAGGCTGACCGGGTTCGAACGGTCCAACGGGTGCGCGTTCGCGGACTCCTCCGGGCATGTGCCGGTGCAGCGCATGGCCAACGTGTCACTGCGGCCGGATCCGGCCGGAATGTCGACCGAGGATCTGGTCGAGGGCGTGGAGCGGGGTGTCTACGTCGTCGGTGACCGGTCGTGGAGCATCGACATGCAGCGCTACAACTTCCAGTTCACCGGGCAGCGTTTCCACCGGATCGAGAACGGTCGGCTGGCGGGACAGCTGCGGGACGTCGCCTACCAGGCCACGACCACCGACTTCTGGGGCTCCATGGCGGCGGTCGGCGGCCCGCAGACCTATGTCCTCGGCGGCGCCTTCAACTGTGGCAAGGCCCAGCCGGGGCAGATCGCGGCGGTCTCGCACGGCTGCCCGTCCGCCCTCTTCAAGGGCGTGAACATTCTGAACACCACGCAGGAGGCGGGTCGATGA
- the fabI gene encoding enoyl-ACP reductase FabI, translated as MSGILEGKRVLITGVLMESSIAFHTARLAQEQGAEIILTAFPRPTLTERIARKLPKPTKVIELDVTNEEHLGRLADVVGEELGGLDGVVHSIGFAPQDALGGNFLNTPFESVATAMHVSAFSLKSLTMACLPLMQNGGSVVGLTFDAQYAWPQYDWMGPAKAALEATSRYMARDLGKQNIRCNLISAGPIGSMAAKSIPGFGELASVWDHRAPLEWDLKDPEPAGRGVVALLSDWFPKTTGEIVHVDGGLHAVGA; from the coding sequence ATGAGCGGAATTCTCGAGGGCAAGCGCGTCCTGATCACCGGCGTGCTGATGGAATCCTCCATCGCCTTCCACACGGCCCGGCTGGCCCAGGAACAGGGCGCCGAGATCATCCTGACCGCGTTCCCGCGGCCCACGCTGACCGAGCGCATCGCCAGGAAGCTCCCCAAGCCCACCAAGGTCATCGAGCTCGACGTGACCAACGAGGAGCACCTGGGCCGTCTCGCGGACGTCGTGGGCGAGGAGCTCGGCGGCCTCGACGGCGTCGTGCACTCCATCGGCTTCGCGCCGCAGGACGCGCTGGGCGGCAACTTCCTCAACACGCCGTTCGAGTCGGTCGCCACGGCCATGCACGTCTCGGCGTTCTCCCTGAAGTCGCTGACCATGGCCTGCCTCCCGTTGATGCAGAACGGCGGCTCGGTCGTCGGTCTCACCTTCGACGCGCAGTACGCCTGGCCGCAGTACGACTGGATGGGCCCGGCCAAGGCCGCCCTGGAGGCGACCAGCCGCTACATGGCGCGTGACCTGGGCAAGCAGAACATCCGCTGCAACCTGATCTCGGCGGGCCCGATCGGCTCCATGGCCGCCAAGTCCATCCCGGGCTTCGGCGAGCTGGCCTCGGTGTGGGACCACCGGGCCCCGCTGGAGTGGGACCTGAAGGACCCGGAGCCGGCCGGCCGCGGGGTCGTCGCCCTGCTGAGCGACTGGTTCCCGAAGACCACGGGCGAGATCGTCCACGTGGACGGCGGGCTGCACGCCGTCGGCGCGTAG
- the tyrS gene encoding tyrosine--tRNA ligase, with the protein MTDIVDELKWRGLFALSTDEDALRKALADGPVTFYCGFDPTAPSLHVGHLVQVLTVRRLQQAGHRPLALVGGATGLIGDPRPTAERTLNDPETVSGWVDRLRGQIEPFLSFEGENAAVMVNNLDWTQNLSAIEFLRDIGKHFRVNRMLTKDSVARRLESSEGISYTEFSYQLLQGMDFLQLYRRYGCTLQQGGSDQWGNLTAGLDLIHRLEPHAEAHALATPLMTKADGTKFGKTEGGAVWLDPEMTTPYAFYQFWLNVDDRDISTYLRILSFRSREELEALEAQTAERPQARAAQRALAEELTTLVHGAGQTAAVIAASKALFGQGELAELDERTLAAALSEVPHVRVAGLGPAVDLFAEVGLVPSKSAARRTVKEGGAYVNNVKVTAEDTVPAEEDLLHGRWLVLRRGKRNLAAVEVTTA; encoded by the coding sequence GTGACGGACATCGTCGACGAGCTGAAGTGGCGCGGGCTGTTCGCCCTGTCCACCGACGAGGACGCCTTGCGCAAGGCGCTCGCGGACGGTCCTGTCACGTTCTATTGCGGCTTCGACCCGACCGCGCCGTCACTGCACGTCGGACATCTGGTGCAGGTGCTCACGGTGCGTCGGCTCCAGCAGGCCGGGCACCGGCCGTTGGCGCTGGTCGGCGGCGCCACGGGCCTGATCGGCGACCCCCGTCCGACGGCGGAGCGCACGCTGAACGACCCGGAGACGGTGTCCGGCTGGGTGGACCGGCTGCGTGGCCAGATCGAGCCGTTCCTGTCCTTCGAGGGCGAGAACGCGGCGGTCATGGTCAACAACCTCGACTGGACGCAGAACCTGTCCGCGATCGAGTTCCTGCGGGACATCGGCAAGCACTTCCGCGTCAACAGGATGCTGACGAAGGACTCCGTCGCGCGGCGGCTGGAGTCCTCCGAGGGCATCAGTTACACGGAGTTCAGCTACCAGCTCCTGCAGGGCATGGACTTCCTCCAGCTGTACCGGCGCTACGGCTGCACGCTCCAGCAGGGCGGCAGCGACCAGTGGGGCAACCTCACGGCCGGGCTCGACCTGATCCACCGCCTGGAGCCGCACGCCGAGGCGCACGCGCTGGCGACGCCGCTGATGACGAAGGCGGACGGCACCAAGTTCGGCAAGACCGAGGGCGGGGCCGTCTGGCTCGACCCGGAGATGACCACGCCGTACGCGTTCTACCAGTTCTGGCTGAACGTCGACGACCGGGACATCTCGACGTACCTGCGCATTCTGTCCTTCAGGTCCCGCGAGGAGCTGGAGGCGCTGGAGGCCCAGACGGCGGAGCGTCCACAGGCGCGCGCCGCACAGCGCGCCCTGGCAGAGGAGCTGACAACACTGGTGCACGGCGCCGGCCAGACGGCCGCCGTGATCGCCGCGTCGAAGGCGCTGTTCGGCCAGGGCGAGCTGGCGGAGCTGGACGAGCGGACGCTGGCGGCGGCCCTCTCGGAGGTGCCGCACGTCCGGGTCGCCGGGCTCGGCCCGGCCGTCGACCTGTTCGCGGAGGTCGGCCTGGTGCCCAGCAAGTCGGCCGCACGGCGCACGGTGAAGGAGGGCGGTGCCTACGTGAACAACGTCAAGGTCACCGCCGAGGACACCGTCCCCGCGGAGGAGGACCTGCTGCACGGCCGCTGGCTGGTGCTGCGCCGGGGCAAGAGGAACCTGGCGGCGGTCGAGGTCACGACCGCCTGA
- a CDS encoding metallopeptidase TldD-related protein, with product MSARTSKPYEIVERALALSRADGCVVIADEQSSAHLRWAGNSLTTNGVTRGRTLTVMATVDGREGTASGVVSRSAVTVDELEPLVRAAEAAARGAGPAEDAQPLVTGVAESPGFAEAPTETSSAVFTDFAPALGEAFARARAGGRELYGFASHELVSSYLGTSTGLRLRHDQPGGTLELNAKSPDRTRSAWAGRSTRDFKDVDPAALDAELAMRLGWAERRLELPAGRYETLLPPTAVADLLIYQLWSASGRDATEGRTVFSKPGGGTRVGERLTGLPLSLRSDPTEPGLESAPFVIAHSSGGDQSVFDNGLPLSATDWVRDGVLHRLTTSRHSAGLSGLPVAPAIDNLILDGGGERSLEEMVAATEHRGPCLLLTCLWYIREVDPATLLLTGLTRDGVYLVENGEVVGEVNNFRFNESPVDLLGRVTEAGRTEKTLPREWGDWFTRAAMPALRVPEFNMSSVSQGV from the coding sequence ATGAGCGCGCGCACCAGCAAGCCGTACGAGATCGTCGAGCGCGCTCTCGCGCTGTCCCGGGCCGACGGCTGTGTCGTGATCGCCGACGAGCAGTCGAGCGCCCATCTGCGCTGGGCGGGCAACTCGCTCACCACGAACGGTGTCACGCGCGGGCGCACGCTCACCGTCATGGCCACCGTGGACGGCCGGGAGGGCACCGCGTCCGGCGTGGTGTCCCGGTCCGCGGTGACGGTCGACGAACTGGAGCCCCTGGTGCGGGCCGCCGAGGCCGCCGCGCGGGGTGCCGGCCCCGCCGAGGACGCCCAGCCGCTGGTCACGGGCGTGGCCGAGTCCCCCGGGTTCGCCGAGGCGCCCACGGAGACGTCGTCCGCCGTGTTCACCGACTTCGCGCCGGCGCTCGGGGAGGCGTTCGCACGCGCGCGTGCGGGCGGGCGGGAGTTGTACGGCTTCGCCAGCCACGAGCTGGTGTCCAGCTATCTCGGCACATCCACGGGACTGCGGCTGCGGCACGACCAGCCGGGCGGAACGCTGGAGCTCAACGCCAAGTCGCCGGACCGTACCCGCTCGGCGTGGGCGGGCCGCTCCACGCGGGACTTCAAGGACGTCGACCCGGCGGCGCTCGACGCCGAGCTGGCCATGCGGCTGGGCTGGGCCGAGCGGCGGCTCGAGCTGCCCGCCGGCCGGTACGAGACGCTGCTGCCGCCGACCGCCGTCGCGGACCTGCTGATCTACCAGCTGTGGTCGGCCTCCGGCCGGGACGCGACCGAGGGCCGCACGGTGTTCTCCAAGCCGGGCGGCGGCACCCGGGTCGGCGAGCGGCTGACCGGGCTGCCGCTGAGCCTGCGCAGCGACCCCACCGAGCCGGGGCTGGAGTCGGCCCCGTTCGTGATCGCGCACTCCTCCGGGGGCGACCAGTCCGTGTTCGACAACGGGCTGCCGCTGAGCGCCACCGACTGGGTACGCGACGGTGTGCTGCACCGGCTGACCACCAGCAGGCACAGCGCGGGCCTCAGCGGGCTGCCGGTGGCGCCGGCGATCGACAACCTGATCCTGGACGGCGGCGGCGAGCGCTCCCTGGAGGAGATGGTCGCGGCCACGGAGCACCGTGGGCCCTGCCTGCTGCTGACCTGTCTGTGGTACATCCGCGAGGTGGACCCGGCGACCCTGCTGCTCACCGGGCTGACCCGGGACGGTGTCTACCTCGTCGAGAACGGCGAGGTCGTCGGCGAGGTCAACAACTTCCGGTTCAACGAGTCGCCGGTGGACCTGCTGGGCCGGGTCACGGAGGCGGGGCGTACGGAGAAGACGCTGCCCAGGGAGTGGGGCGACTGGTTCACCAGGGCCGCGATGCCCGCGCTGCGGGTCCCCGAATTCAATATGAGTTCCGTCAGCCAGGGCGTATAG
- the fabG gene encoding 3-oxoacyl-[acyl-carrier-protein] reductase yields MSRSVLVTGGNRGIGLAIARAFADAGDKVAITYRSGEPPKGFLAVKCDITDSEQVEQAYKEIEAQHGPVEVLVANAGITKDQLLMRMSEEDFTSVVDTNLTGTFRIVKRANRAMLRARKGRVVLISSVVGLAGQAGQANYAASKAGLVGFARSLARELGSRNITFNVVAPGFVDTDMTKVLTDEQRAGIVSQVPLGRYAQPEEIAAAVRFLASDEASYITGAVIPVDGGLGMGH; encoded by the coding sequence TTGAGCCGCTCGGTTCTCGTCACCGGAGGCAACCGGGGCATCGGCCTCGCCATCGCCCGCGCGTTCGCCGATGCCGGTGACAAGGTCGCGATCACGTACCGCTCGGGGGAGCCGCCCAAGGGCTTCCTCGCCGTCAAGTGCGACATCACCGACTCCGAGCAGGTGGAGCAGGCCTACAAGGAGATCGAGGCCCAGCACGGCCCGGTCGAGGTGCTCGTCGCCAATGCCGGCATCACCAAGGACCAGCTCCTGATGCGCATGTCCGAGGAGGACTTCACCTCGGTCGTCGACACCAACCTCACCGGCACCTTCCGAATCGTCAAGCGCGCCAACCGCGCCATGCTGCGTGCCCGTAAGGGCCGGGTCGTCCTGATCTCCTCGGTGGTGGGCCTGGCCGGCCAGGCGGGGCAGGCGAACTACGCCGCGTCCAAGGCCGGCCTGGTCGGCTTCGCGCGCTCCCTCGCCCGTGAGCTGGGCTCGCGCAACATCACGTTCAACGTCGTCGCGCCGGGCTTCGTCGACACCGACATGACCAAGGTGCTCACCGACGAGCAGCGGGCGGGCATCGTGTCGCAGGTGCCGCTCGGCCGGTACGCGCAGCCCGAGGAGATCGCCGCCGCGGTGCGGTTCCTCGCCTCGGACGAGGCCTCGTACATCACTGGAGCCGTCATTCCCGTTGACGGCGGACTGGGAATGGGTCACTGA